One window of the Amycolatopsis mediterranei genome contains the following:
- a CDS encoding MarR family winged helix-turn-helix transcriptional regulator, producing the protein MQTLEDAGPDVAALDNLTVVLVGIAWECAHAAPPEVSFPQTRLLLILDRLGRVPSSQLAAAMGVNASSVTRLADRLEALGHVARGRSPGNRSVVTLEVTETGHEIVARMLERRQAALGALLDKLPPAQRKAAGEAARQLVHAAATIPALGPAAL; encoded by the coding sequence ATGCAAACCCTCGAAGACGCCGGCCCGGACGTGGCCGCCCTCGACAACCTCACCGTGGTCCTGGTCGGGATCGCGTGGGAGTGCGCGCACGCGGCGCCGCCGGAGGTGTCGTTCCCGCAGACGCGGCTGCTGCTGATCCTCGACCGCCTCGGCCGGGTCCCGAGCTCGCAGCTGGCGGCGGCGATGGGCGTCAACGCGTCCTCGGTGACGCGGCTGGCCGACCGCCTGGAAGCCCTCGGCCACGTGGCTCGCGGCCGCAGCCCCGGCAACCGCAGCGTCGTCACGCTGGAGGTCACCGAAACCGGGCACGAGATCGTGGCGCGGATGCTCGAGCGGCGGCAGGCCGCGCTGGGCGCGCTGCTGGACAAGCTGCCGCCGGCGCAGCGGAAGGCCGCGGGCGAGGCGGCCCGGCAGCTGGTGCACGCGGCCGCCACCATCCCGGCGCTCGGCCCGGCGGCGCTGTGA